Within Pseudomonas paeninsulae, the genomic segment GAACAGGTGTTCGCCGCCTTCCCCTGCGACATTTCCACCCCGGAAATCAATATTCCGGTCACCGAGCAGAGCAAATTCAGCATCGTCGAGACGCTGCAGCGCGACGGTCACTGGGGCGAGGCCAACCTCACCACCCTGGACGGTGTGCGCGTCGACTACCCCAAGGGCTGGGGCCTGGTACGCGCCTCCAACACCACGCCGATGCTGGTGCTGCGCTTCGAGGCCGACACCGAGGAAGAGCTCGAGCGCATCAAGGCAGTCTTCCGTGCGCAACTGTACAACGCTGCACCCGATATCACTTTGCCGTTTTGATTGAGATTAGCCATGGAGACCCGCATGACCCTCGAACGTGATGCCGCCAGTAACGTCGCCAAAGTTCTGTCTGAAGCACTGCCGTACATCCGCCGCTTCGTCGGCAAGACCCTGGTGGTCAAATACGGCGGCAACGCCATGGAAAGCGACGAGCTGAAAACCAACTTCGCCCGCGACATCGTGTTGATGAAGGCGGTCGGCATCAACCCGGTGGTGGTGCATGGTGGCGGTCCGCAGATCGGCGACTTGCTCAAGCGTCTGTCGATCGAGAGCCACTTCATCGACGGCATGCGCGTGACTGATTCGCAGACCATGGATGTGGTGGAAATGGTCCTCGGCGGCCAGGTCAACAAGGACATCGTCAACCTGATCAACCGCCACGGCGGCAGCGCCATCGGCCTGACCGGTAAAGACGCCGAGCTGATCCGCGCCAAGAAGCTCACCGTTACCCGCCAGACCCCGGAGATGACCACCCCGGAAATCATCGACATCGGCCACGTCGGCGAAGTCATCGGGGTCAATACCGACCTGCTCAACATGCTGGTCAAGGGTGACTTCATTCCGGTCATCGCGCCAATCGGCGTCGGCTCGGAAGGCGAGTCCTACAACATCAACGCCGACCTGGTCGCCGGCAAGGTGGCCGAAGCCTTGAAGGCCGAGAAACTGATCCTGCTAACCAACATCGCCGGCCTGCTGGACAAGCAGGGCGAGGTGCTCACCGGCCTGACCACCGAACAGGTCGATAGACTGATCGCCGATGGCACCATCTACGGCGGTATGCTGCCGAAGATCCGCTGCGCCCTCGAAGCGGTGCAGGGTGGCGTGACCAGCGCGCACATCATCGACGGTCGGGTACCTAATGCGGTGCTGCTGGAAATCTTCACCGACAGCGGTGTCGGTACGCAGATCTGCAACCGCAAGCGTCTGTGAAACCGGCAACTCGCAAATCAGCCCGACTGGCTCGGGCTGATTTGCCCCTCTGAATAGGCCATGCCCCATTTACGCATTGAGGAGAAACGTAGGCTGGGTTAAGGCGGATCGCCCCCCGGCCCACCTCACCAAAGCGAGAGGCACCCGTTAACGAGGACATCGCCTTGATAAATCCCGCCAGTCACTTGCCGTTCTGCGACTGCGCGTCGACGCTCTACCGACCTCAGCAACAGAGCAGAGCCTCGCCATGACTGCCGCACCGTCCCGTGAGACCTTCCGCTTCTTCCACCCGCTGCGGGTGCGCTGGGCCGAAGTCGACCCCCAGAACATCGTGTTCAACGGCCACTATCTGACCTATGCCGATGTCGCCATCACCGAATACTTTCGCACCCTGGGCATCGCCTACCCTGCCGACCTGAGCCGCGACGGCAGCGATTTCTTCGCGATCAAGACGGTACTCGAGTATCTGGCGCCAGCGCGCTTCGACGACCTGCTGGAGATTGGCGTGCGCGTTGGCCGCCTGGGGCGCTCCAGCCTGAGCTTCAACCTGGGCATCTGGCGCGGGGACGCAGCGTTGACTGCAGGTGAAGTGATCTACGTGCATGCCGACAGCGCCAGCCGTAGCAGCCGGCCTCTACCGCAGTGGTTGCGCGACAAAGTGTGCGGCTATGAGCACTGCGCGCCTCAGCAATAGCACCTACAGGCTGATCGAGGGCGTGAGCGCAGCTAGCGCAGCTTGCCCAGCAGCTCGCCGAGACGCTGGCGATCGGCAGCGAAGCTGGCCTGCGTCTGTTTGCGCGCTTCCTGATAGCGGGCAATATCCTTGTACTGACGCAGCTGTTCATCTTTCTGGTTGTCGATCTGCGCCAGCAGGTGCTCCGGTACTTCACGCCCGGCCCGCTCATGATCTGCCGCCTGGCTCTGCACGTTGCCCTGCTGGAGGCGCGCCGATTGCAAATTGCTGCGCGCCACGCCGATCAAGCCGTCCAGCTCGGCCAGCTTGCGATCGCGGGCACGGTCGATGTCCTCGGGCGTGCTGTACAGGCGCAGCAGCTGGGCATCGGATTTGGCCCGGGCCTTGTCGGCCAGCAAACGCTGCATTTCCTCAGCGCTCGGGGCCGGCGGGATGACCTTGGTCACCCGCCCCTGATCATTGAGCACCTCATAGCCCTTGCCGATGAACTCCGGCGGCACACCCTGACGACCGAGCACGGTAACGCCCTGATTATCGGTATAGCGATACAACTCGGTGGCACCCGCAACAATCGGCAGCAACAAACCGAACAACAGCGAACAGCGGAGCAGAGCCGGTTTGCGCATCGAGGCAGCACCCTAAGTCGAGGAGTTAGATTCCATATTCGGCGCGATAGGCTTGCACCGCCGGTAGATACTGCTTGAGTTCGGCATCGTCTGCCAGGTATTCCAGCACCAGCTCCAGCGACACGATGCTTACCACCGGCATGCCGAAATCGCGCTCGACCTCCTGGATCGCCGACAGCTCGCCCTGGCCACGTTCCTGACGATTCAAGGCAATCAGCACGCCCGCGGCTTGCGCGCCCTGGGCCTGGATGATCTGCATCACCTCGCGAATCGCAGTACCGGCGGTGATCACGTCGTCGACGATCAGCACCTTACCGGCCAGTGGCGCGCCGACCAGGCTGCCACCTTCGCCGTGATCCTTGGCCTCTTTGCGATTGAAACACCAGGGCGCATCGCGCTGATGATGCTCGGCCAGGGCCACCGCAGTGGTCGCCGCCAGCGGGATACCCTTGTAGGCCGGGCCGAACAACACATCGAAGGCAATCCCGCTGTCGACCACTGCGGCGGCGTAAAACCGCCCCAGCCGGGCCAGGGCCAGACCGCTGTCGAACAGTCCGGCATTGAAGAAATATGGGCTGGTACGCCCCGACTTGAGGGTGAACTGACCAAAGCGCAGAACCCCACGCTCAATGGCAAAACGAATGAAATCGCGCTGGTACGCTTGCATGAAAAGTCCCGGACGGCACGGATTTAGCTAGGAATTTAGCTTATTGGAGACGAGCTCGGGTATCATACACGCACGTGTTTTTAGGGGCCATTTATGCGGATCATCAGTGTGAACGTGAATGGTATTCACGCTGCAGTCGAGCGCGGTTTGCTCAGTTGGCTGCAAGCACAGAATGCCGACGTCATCTGCCTGCAGGACACCCGCGCCTCCGCCTTTGAGCTGGACGACCAAGCCCTCCAACTGGATGGCTATTTCCTCTATGCCTGCGATGCTGAAGTACCAAGCCAAGGTGGCGTGGCACTGTATTCGCGGTTGCAACCCAAAGCGGTAATCAGCGGCCTCGGCTTTGAAATGGCCGATCGCTACGGGCGCTACCTGCAGGCCGATTTCGACAAGGTAAGTATCGCCACCTTGCTGCTGCCATCCGGGCAGGACGGCGATGAGAGCTTGAATCAGAAATTCAAGTTCATGGACGACTTCACCCATTACCTGGACAAGCAGCGGCGCAAGCGCCGTGAGTACATCTATTGCGGCTCGCTCCATGTGGCGCACCAGAAGCTCGACGTGAAGAACTGGCGCGACTGCCAGCAATCACCGGGCTTCCTCGCCCCCGAGCGGGCTTGGCTGGACGAAGTGATAGGCACCATGGGCTATGTCGATGCCCTGCGCGAAGTCAGTCGCGAAGGCGACCAGTTCAGCTGGTGGCCGGACAGCGAGCAGGCCGAGATGCTCAACCTGGGTTATCGCTTCGACTATCAACTGCTCACCCCCGGTATGCGCCGCAGCGTGCGTACGGCGCGCCTGCCGCGCCAGCCACGCTTCTCCCAGCATGCGCCGCTGACCGTCGATTACGACTGGATTCTCAGCGTCTAGGCTAATCCGCAGAGACAAAAAAGCCGGCATCGCGCCGGCTTTTTTGCATCCTTGGCCTTGATCCCGGTGATGAGGATCAGAACCACTGAATGGGGCGGGGGCCGTGTAGGTCGGGCCCCGCAGGTGGCAACCCATCGAAGCAATGGCTGCCACCCATCCTTTACCGCCCGCCTACTTGACCACGCGCCAGCAAATCGGGTAGCGATAGGCTTCCCCGGCATTGGCCTTGATCCCGGCAATAATCGTCAGCACCAGCGCGCTGATGCTGACCAGCAGCATCAACGGGAAACCGATCACCACCCAGGCCAATATGCCGCAAACGATCATGGCCAGGCTGAAGGTGATCTGAAAGTTCAGCGCCTCCTTGCCCTGTTCGTTGACGAAGGGGTCGAGGTCCTTCTTCAACTGCCAGACGATCAAGGGCCCGACTACATTGCCAATCATCGGCACCAAAAACCAGAAGAACGCCGCATAGTGGCAGAACATCGCCCACTGCCGAGCCTCTGGAGTAGGGGCCGGCACAAGATCCTGCGATTCCATGGTCACCCTCCTTAGCTGAACGTCAAACGTGTCAGTCGGCCAATGCCGCCTGTTGCAACTCGAACAGTTCGGTCACGCCTTTATGCGCCAGCGCCAACATGGCGTTCAGCTCTGCCGACTGGAACGGCGCGCCTTCAGCGGTGCCCTGCACCTCGATAAAGCCACCGCTGTTGGTCATCACCACGTTCAGGTCGGTTTCCGCGGCGGAGTCTTCCAGATAGTCCAGATCGAGCACCGGCTCGCCCTGGTACATGCCAACCGACACCGCAGCGATCATCTGCTTGAGCGGATCGCCGCCTTTCAGGCCGCCACGCTTCTTGATCACTTTCAACGCATCGATCAGTGCCACCATGGCGCCGGTGATCGAGGCAGTCCGTGTACCGCCATCGGCCTGGATCACGTCGCAATCGACGTACAGGGTAATTTCGCCCAGTTTGCTCATATCCAGCGCGGCGCGCAGTGAGCGCCCGATCAATCGCTGGATTTCCAGGGTGCGCCCACCCTGCTTGCCACGACTGGCCTCGCGCTGGTTACGCTCACCAGTGGCACGCGGCAGCATGCCGTACTCGGCAGTCAACCAGCCCTGACCCTGGCCCTTGAGGAAGCGCGGCACGCCCGACTCGACGCTGACCGTGCAAATCACCTTGGTGTCGCCAAACTCCACCAGCACCGAGCCCTCGGCATGCTTGGTGTAGTTGCGGGTGATACGGATCGAGCGCAACTGATCGGCGCTGCGGCCACT encodes:
- the pyrE gene encoding orotate phosphoribosyltransferase; amino-acid sequence: MQAYQRDFIRFAIERGVLRFGQFTLKSGRTSPYFFNAGLFDSGLALARLGRFYAAAVVDSGIAFDVLFGPAYKGIPLAATTAVALAEHHQRDAPWCFNRKEAKDHGEGGSLVGAPLAGKVLIVDDVITAGTAIREVMQIIQAQGAQAAGVLIALNRQERGQGELSAIQEVERDFGMPVVSIVSLELVLEYLADDAELKQYLPAVQAYRAEYGI
- a CDS encoding acyl-CoA thioesterase — encoded protein: MTAAPSRETFRFFHPLRVRWAEVDPQNIVFNGHYLTYADVAITEYFRTLGIAYPADLSRDGSDFFAIKTVLEYLAPARFDDLLEIGVRVGRLGRSSLSFNLGIWRGDAALTAGEVIYVHADSASRSSRPLPQWLRDKVCGYEHCAPQQ
- the rph gene encoding ribonuclease PH; translation: MKRPSGRSADQLRSIRITRNYTKHAEGSVLVEFGDTKVICTVSVESGVPRFLKGQGQGWLTAEYGMLPRATGERNQREASRGKQGGRTLEIQRLIGRSLRAALDMSKLGEITLYVDCDVIQADGGTRTASITGAMVALIDALKVIKKRGGLKGGDPLKQMIAAVSVGMYQGEPVLDLDYLEDSAAETDLNVVMTNSGGFIEVQGTAEGAPFQSAELNAMLALAHKGVTELFELQQAALAD
- a CDS encoding exodeoxyribonuclease III, whose translation is MRIISVNVNGIHAAVERGLLSWLQAQNADVICLQDTRASAFELDDQALQLDGYFLYACDAEVPSQGGVALYSRLQPKAVISGLGFEMADRYGRYLQADFDKVSIATLLLPSGQDGDESLNQKFKFMDDFTHYLDKQRRKRREYIYCGSLHVAHQKLDVKNWRDCQQSPGFLAPERAWLDEVIGTMGYVDALREVSREGDQFSWWPDSEQAEMLNLGYRFDYQLLTPGMRRSVRTARLPRQPRFSQHAPLTVDYDWILSV
- the argB gene encoding acetylglutamate kinase encodes the protein MTLERDAASNVAKVLSEALPYIRRFVGKTLVVKYGGNAMESDELKTNFARDIVLMKAVGINPVVVHGGGPQIGDLLKRLSIESHFIDGMRVTDSQTMDVVEMVLGGQVNKDIVNLINRHGGSAIGLTGKDAELIRAKKLTVTRQTPEMTTPEIIDIGHVGEVIGVNTDLLNMLVKGDFIPVIAPIGVGSEGESYNINADLVAGKVAEALKAEKLILLTNIAGLLDKQGEVLTGLTTEQVDRLIADGTIYGGMLPKIRCALEAVQGGVTSAHIIDGRVPNAVLLEIFTDSGVGTQICNRKRL
- a CDS encoding DUF4124 domain-containing protein; translation: MRKPALLRCSLLFGLLLPIVAGATELYRYTDNQGVTVLGRQGVPPEFIGKGYEVLNDQGRVTKVIPPAPSAEEMQRLLADKARAKSDAQLLRLYSTPEDIDRARDRKLAELDGLIGVARSNLQSARLQQGNVQSQAADHERAGREVPEHLLAQIDNQKDEQLRQYKDIARYQEARKQTQASFAADRQRLGELLGKLR
- a CDS encoding DUF4870 domain-containing protein, with protein sequence MESQDLVPAPTPEARQWAMFCHYAAFFWFLVPMIGNVVGPLIVWQLKKDLDPFVNEQGKEALNFQITFSLAMIVCGILAWVVIGFPLMLLVSISALVLTIIAGIKANAGEAYRYPICWRVVK